Proteins co-encoded in one Oxyura jamaicensis isolate SHBP4307 breed ruddy duck chromosome 7, BPBGC_Ojam_1.0, whole genome shotgun sequence genomic window:
- the SH3BP4 gene encoding SH3 domain-binding protein 4, which produces MAAQRIRAANSSALPRCKSEGTLIDLSDGFSESSLCDVKVPSPSALLVDNPTSFGNAKEVIAIKDYCPTNFTTLKFSKGDHLYVLDTSGGEWWYAHNTTEMGYIPSSYVQPVNYRNSSLTDSGMIDNLLESPDEGVKELDLLGEWADVQRNSLKTNNNNPFLNGVQTNPFLNGNLQTLTSSDREPNSKMSVDLLLFDTGPPTSTVSSSVANSSMGNIFDEFPSTNRLDLEQPVKRDNPFFRSKRSYSLSELSVLQAKSDTPASSGFFNGLKSPTPEQFQSREDFRTAWLNHRKLARSCHDLDLLGQNPGWGQTQPVETNIVCKLDSSGGAVQLPDTNISIHVPEGHVCPGETQQISMKAMLDPPLELNSDKCSTISPVLQIKLSNMEVKTFIILEMKVSAEVKNDIMSKSLVGLQCLRSDMKEGPYTPMQLRYSYGDTIQVQLENLEPCMYIAAVAQGQNILYPYTVWDYISKKITVGVYGPKHIHPSFKTVVAVFGHECAPKTLLVNEVTRQSHSPAPVALQLWGKHQFALSRPQDLKLCMFSNMTNYEVKASEQAKIVRGFQMKLGKVSRLIFPITSHDPNELSDFTLRIQVKDDKDAILTQFCVQTPQPPPKSAIKPTGQRRFLKKNEVGKIILSPLAATAKYPVFQDRPVLNLKYGKLLKTVVRQSKNHYLLEYKKGDVIALLSEEKIRLKGQLWTKEWYIGYYQGKIGLVHTKNVLVVGKVKPSYFSGPDLTTSLLLEQILRPCKFLTYIYASVRTLLMENLSSWRSFADALGYLNLPLTFFCRAELDSEPERVASVLEKLKEDCNNTENKDRKSFQKELMTALLKMDCQGLVVRLIQDFVLLTTAVEVAQRWRELAEKLAKVSKQQMDAYEAPHRDKTGVVDSEAMWKPAYDFLLTWSSQMGDSYRDVIQELHTGLDKMKNPITKRWKHLTGTLILVNSLDMLRAAAFSPQDHEDFAI; this is translated from the exons ATGGCGGCGCAGAGGATCCGGGCAGCCAACTCCAGTGCCCTGCCACGGTGCAAGTCGGAGGGGACGCTCATTGACCTCAGCGACggcttctcagaaagcagcCTGTGCGACGTCAAAG tgCCTTCTCCTAGTGCCTTGCTGGTTGACAATCCCACATCCTTTGGAAATGCGAAGGAAGTAATAGCAATCAAAGATTATTGTCCAACTAATTTTACCACTTTGAAGTTCTCCAAGGGGGACCATCTTTATGTCTTAGACACATCAGGAGGTGAGTGGTGGTATGCTCACAATACTACAGAAATGGGTTACATCCCTTCTTCCTACGTCCAGCCTGTAAACTACCGCAACTCTTCCTTGACGGACAGCGGGATGATAGACAATCTACTGGAGAGCCCTGACGAGGGGGTGAAGGAGTTAGACCTGCTTGGAGAATGGGCCGATGTGCAAAGAAACTCTCTGAAAACCAACAATAACAACCCTTTCTTGAATGGAGTCCAGACAAACCCGTTTCTGAATGGGAATTTACAAACATTGACCAGCTCAGACAGAGAGCCCAACTCTAAAATGTCTGTTGACTTGTTGCTCTTTGACACAGGGCCTCCTACTTCAACAGTTTCTAGCTCAGTCGCTAATAGCAGCATGGGTAATATTTTTGATGAATTTCCATCCACAAACAGGCTGGACCTGGAACAGCCTGTGAAAAGGGACAATCCCTTCTTCAGAAGTAAACGCTCTTACAGTTTGTCTGAACTGTCTGTTCTTCAAGCGAAGTCAGATACTCCAGCATCGTCAGGTTTCTTCAACGGTTTGAAGTCTCCCACCCCTGAGCAATTCCAGAGCCGGGAAGATTTTAGAACCGCGTGGCTGAACCACAGGAAGCTGGCCCGGTCTTGCCACGACTTGGATTTGCTTGGCCAAAATCCTGGCTGGGGTCAGACACAACCAGTGGAGACCAACATTGTCTGCAAACTGGACAGCTCTGGTGGAGCTGTTCAGCTTCCAGACACCAACATCAGCATCCATGTGCCAGAGGGTCATGTGTGCCCTGGGGAAACGCAACAGATCTCCATGAAAGCTATGCTAGATCCACCACTGGAGCTGAACAGTGACAAGTGCAGCACCATCAGTCCGGTCCTGCAGATCAAACTCAGCAACATGGAggtgaaaacatttattattctGGAGATGAAGGTGTCAGCAGAGGTCAAGAACGACATCATGAGCAAGAGTTTGGTAGGACTACAATGCCTACGGAGCGACATGAAAGAGGGGCCATACACACCCATGCAGCTGAGATATTCATATGGGGACACAATCCAGGTGCAGCTGGAGAATCTAGAGCCTTGCATGTACATTGCGGCTGTAGCTCAAGGGCAGAACATCCTCTACCCATACACTGTTTGGGATTACATCAGCAAGAAGATCACGGTTGGTGTCTATGGCCCAAAACATATTCACCCTTCCTTTAAAACAGTTGTGGCTGTGTTTGGGCATGAGTGTGCACCCAAGACTCTCCTAGTGAATGAGGTCACGAGACAGTCTCATAGCCCAGCTCCGGTTGCCCTACAGCTCTGGGGTAAGCACCAGTTTGCTCTGTCCCGGCCTCAGGACCTCAAGCTCTGCATGTTCTCCAACATGACCAACTATGAGGTGAAAGCTAGTGAGCAAGCCAAAATTGTGCGAGGCTTCCAGATGAAGCTGGGCAAGGTCAGCCGCCTCATCTTCCCCATTACCTCCCACGACCCCAATGAGCTCTCAGACTTCACACTAAGGATACAGGTCAAGGACGACAAGGATGCCATTTTGACCCAGTTCTGTGTCCAGACACCACAGCCACCTCCTAAAAGTGCCATCAAACCGACAGGGCAGAGGCGGTTCCTTAAGAAGAATGAGGTTGGAAAGATCATCCTTTCACCTCTGGCTGCCACTGCCAAGTATCCAGTTTTTCAGGACCGGCCAGTACTGAACTTGAAGTACGGCAAACTGCTGAAAACAGTGGTGCGGCAAAGCAAGAACCACTATTTGCTGGAGTACAAGAAAGGAGATGTCATAGCCCTCCTCAGTGAGGAGAAGATCAGGTTGAAGGGGCAGTTGTGGACAAAAGAGTGGTATATTGGCTACTACCAGGGCAAAATAGGCCTTGTGCACACCAAAAATGTGCTGGTGGTTGGAAAGGTCAAACCCAGCTACTTCTCTGGGCCTGATCTCACCACCAGCCTGTTGCTTGAGCAAATCCTGAGGCCCTGCAAATTCCTGACCTACATCTACGCCTCCGTGAGGACTCTGCTCATGGAGAACCTCAGCAGCTGGCGATCCTTTGCCGATGCACTGGGGTATTTGAACTTGCCGCTCACGTTTTTCTGCCGAGCAGAGCTGGACAGCGAGCCAGAGCGTGTGGCCTCCGTGctggagaagctgaaggaaGACTGCAACAACACAGAGAACAAGGACAGGAAATCTTTCCAGAAGGAGCTGATGACG GCCTTGCTGAAAATGGACTGCCAGGGGCTGGTCGTCAGGCTGATCCaggactttgtgctgctgaccACAGCTGTGGAGGTGGCCCAGCGCTGGAGGGAGCTTGCTGAGAAGCTCGCTAAGGTCTCCAAGCAGCAGATGGATGCCTACGAGGCCCCGCACCGGGACAAGACGGGGGTGGTGGACAGCGAG GCCATGTGGAAGCCCGCGTACGACTTCCTCCTCACCTGGAGCAGCCAGATGGGTGATAGCTACCGTGACGTGATTCAGGAGCTGCACACGGGGTTGGACAAGATGAAGAACCCCATCACCAAGCGCTGGAAGCATCTCACCGGCACCCTGATCCTCGTCAACTCCTTGGACATGCTCCGGGCAGCTGCCTTCAGCCCACAGGACCACGAGGATTTCGCCATCTAG